The DNA region ATTTTCCCCGGTGATTTTTGACGACTATCTGGTAGCAAACTGACAACCCCATGCCAGTCCCTTTACCCACTGGTTTAGTAGTAAAGAAGGGGTCAAATATATGATTGCGTACTTCATCGGTCATTCCCGAACCATTGTCAGCAATGCGAATTATGCACTCATCCTCTTGAACAAGGGTGCGAATGCGAATCTGGGCGGTAGGGAGTGTTTCTTCCCCCACTCCCTCTTCTAGAGCATCAATCGCATTAGTCAACAGATTCATAAACACCTGATTCATCTGTCCAGCATTACATAAGACCTGTGGCAGGTTGCCATATTCCTGAATAATTTGGATTTCGGGACGTTCTGCTTTAGCTTTCAGGCGACTTCGCAGCAGCAGCAAGGTGCTATTAATGCCTTCATGGATATCCACTGCCTTGATACCATTCTCATCTAGACGGGAGAAGTTACGTAAAGATAGGACAATCTGCCGAATGCGTTCAGCCCCGACTTTCATAGAATGTAGAACTTTGGGTAAATCTTGATAGAGAAAATCTAAATCGATATCTTCGATTTGGGTTTGAATTTCTGTTGATAGTGGAGAGTGATGTTCTTGAAAGATTTCTACCAAGTGCAGCAAATCTGTAACATATTCATCGGTATGCTTGATATTTCCATAGATAAAATTGATGGGATTATTAATTTCGTGAGCAATACCTGCTACTAACTGCCCCAAACTGGACATTTTTTCAGTTTGAATGAGTTGAGCCTGAGTTTGTTGAAGTTCCAGCAGAGCCGCTTCTAGCTGCTGTGCTTTTTCTTGGGCAGTTTGGGCAGTGAGGCGACTATGTGTGTAAAGTTTGGCTTGGTCAATAGCGATCGCTAGTTGAACTGTCACTGCTTGTAGCAATTCTACTTCAGTTTCTTGCCAAGGTCGAAAGCCACTACAGTAACCACAGATGAAAGCTCCAATTTCACCAGATTGAGTGTGTACAGGCAAGGACATAAAAGCCGTGAAACCGAAATCATTTAAAAACTGCTGTATTGTGCGCTCGTCATGAGTCAAAACATCATCTATGCGGATAATTTCTCTGTTTAAAGTTTTTGCTGCGATTATTTCAAATTCTATATGGATTGCTTCGGCTGTTAGCAGATTAGGGGAAGTAAAATGTTCTGCTTCATATACACATTCCCAATAAGGTAGATCAGTATTTTGGCGATACCAAAAGAAAGCGCAGTAATCAATCTGGAATAAGTTGCGGATTTCCTCTACTGCGGTTTTTAAAATGTAATTGAGTTCCAAAGAAGCTCGAATTTGACTGGCAAGATGGTTGAGCAATGCTTCCCGTTGAGCGATCGCTCTATATTTAGCCTCTGATTGTCGCAGGGCGGTTTCTGTACACTGGCGCTGTAGTTCTGCCGTAGCTCGCGCTGCAAAGATACTCAGAATAGCTTTGGCGCGTTCCTCCTGTAATATCGGTTTGGTATCTAGTACGCAAAGATGGCCTATGGGTATACCAAATGTATCGACAAGAGGCGTTCCTAAATAACTTTCTGCTTCTAGCATTACTAAATCCTTGGCTTGGGGAAAAAGTTGCTGTATATGACATGGGTAAGAACGCATACCTTCCTGTAACACAACTTCGCAAGGAGTATTAGCTAAGGCATACTCGGTAAAAGTTTCTGAAAGCTTACCACCTGCCCAGAATGATAAAACTCTAGCCCTATCGGAGTCTCCGGTGATTCGCTCTGCTAGTATGACGTAGCAGACTCCCAGAGCATTTGCCAAGTGACGCACCAAGACAGGAAAAAATTCTTCGCCCGTGACTGCTGCGGTTCCAGCTACCAGAGCTTGCAAAGCCTCTTCTGCTTGTTTTCGCTCAGTGATATCTTGATAAACGCCGCGATAACCAAGGTAATTGCCGGATTCATCAAAGAAAGGAACTCCATTGGTTTCTAAAACAAGCAATTGCCCGTTTTTATGAAGAGTTTTATTTTCAAAATTAATTAGAGGCTGTTTGGAGTTGCTGAGAACTTGAAAAATCTTTTGGACTCGGTTCGCCTCTGCTGGTGGCATCAAATCAAAAAGAGTTTTGCCTAAGACTTCCTTTGCCTCATACCCCAAAATGTCAGCAATTTTTTGGCTGACGTAAGTGTAAACGCCTTCTTGGTCTAACTCCCACACTCCATCATTGGTAGTTTCCACAAGATGACGAAAGCGGGCCTCACTTTCTCTGAGTGCAACTTCTGCTTGTTTGCGCTTGATGCCAATAGCAATTTCTTGGGCGGCAAATCCTAGGGCATTAAAAACAGATTCCGTAATTATTTGCCGAGAAAACATCGCTATTACGCCTACAGTCTCACCTTCAATAATTAGAGGATAGCCAGCAAAAGCAACCATACCCTCACGCTTCGCCCACTCTTGATTGCTGACGCGGGGATCTGTTAGTACAGAGTTGGTTAAATGAGGTTTACTTTCTTGGGCAATTAAACCAATTTTGAATTGACCAACTGGCACCCGTCTATGAGGGCCGTCAATATGGGTGTACATTCCAGAACTGGCTTGTAATTCTAGGACATTTTCTTGTTTGTTCAGTATCCAGATGCGAGCAAAAGCTGCATTTATATGTTCGACTAATGCTTCGGTGCAGCGATGCATCATAGACTCTAACGTTTGACTTTGGGCAAGAGCGGCGTCTACATCGGCGCGAAAATTGGCTAATTGCGATCGCTCTGCTAGTGCCTCTTGGGCGTGTTTGCGATCGCTAGTATCATGGCAAATACCAACAAAATACAAAAAATTTCCATTAGCATCTTTTATTGCTGATGAGTTACTTGTATGCCATTGCCAAGTTCCATTTTTATGTTTTACCCGATATTCAATTGGCTCTTGCTTTTCGCCTGTTGTCAAAACTCTTTGAAAATAATCTGCACACATTGGTAAATCATCAGGATGCACAAAAGGAGCAAATGAATTTCCTTCAAGCTCCGCAATCTCATGCCCTAAAATCTCAGTCCAGTTAG from Nostoc commune NIES-4072 includes:
- a CDS encoding PAS domain S-box protein; the protein is MVNEKSQNAINQIEETIKDEQAIDAFIDSSNKCKQAELEDIIVSHQILNCIPTLREISEETLNIANQSLAIAFEEQAAEFKKVLSKLNNEIAKRQEAETHLCQKILENQAILQSNTDLYFRIDADANILDYQIQNFQIINKLTEVVIGKNFLEYLPDNIINRYQEAILQVQKSKSSVKFEYFVLEENSNFEAKLLPLAEQQIIILLSQSKQLAFANNYINFQRIVENSNNIIFALTLEGIFSYVSPNWTEILGHEIAELEGNSFAPFVHPDDLPMCADYFQRVLTTGEKQEPIEYRVKHKNGTWQWHTSNSSAIKDANGNFLYFVGICHDTSDRKHAQEALAERSQLANFRADVDAALAQSQTLESMMHRCTEALVEHINAAFARIWILNKQENVLELQASSGMYTHIDGPHRRVPVGQFKIGLIAQESKPHLTNSVLTDPRVSNQEWAKREGMVAFAGYPLIIEGETVGVIAMFSRQIITESVFNALGFAAQEIAIGIKRKQAEVALRESEARFRHLVETTNDGVWELDQEGVYTYVSQKIADILGYEAKEVLGKTLFDLMPPAEANRVQKIFQVLSNSKQPLINFENKTLHKNGQLLVLETNGVPFFDESGNYLGYRGVYQDITERKQAEEALQALVAGTAAVTGEEFFPVLVRHLANALGVCYVILAERITGDSDRARVLSFWAGGKLSETFTEYALANTPCEVVLQEGMRSYPCHIQQLFPQAKDLVMLEAESYLGTPLVDTFGIPIGHLCVLDTKPILQEERAKAILSIFAARATAELQRQCTETALRQSEAKYRAIAQREALLNHLASQIRASLELNYILKTAVEEIRNLFQIDYCAFFWYRQNTDLPYWECVYEAEHFTSPNLLTAEAIHIEFEIIAAKTLNREIIRIDDVLTHDERTIQQFLNDFGFTAFMSLPVHTQSGEIGAFICGYCSGFRPWQETEVELLQAVTVQLAIAIDQAKLYTHSRLTAQTAQEKAQQLEAALLELQQTQAQLIQTEKMSSLGQLVAGIAHEINNPINFIYGNIKHTDEYVTDLLHLVEIFQEHHSPLSTEIQTQIEDIDLDFLYQDLPKVLHSMKVGAERIRQIVLSLRNFSRLDENGIKAVDIHEGINSTLLLLRSRLKAKAERPEIQIIQEYGNLPQVLCNAGQMNQVFMNLLTNAIDALEEGVGEETLPTAQIRIRTLVQEDECIIRIADNGSGMTDEVRNHIFDPFFTTKPVGKGTGMGLSVCYQIVVKNHRGKFQCISAPGAGAEFIITIPIH